From Oryza sativa Japonica Group chromosome 4, ASM3414082v1, one genomic window encodes:
- the LOC136356031 gene encoding uncharacterized protein: protein MDNLDVLCIRFHFGGEFDYDGYSVVYNGGQTEMSYIERDKVALPEIRGYLGDHVSLSEEDEVIFHWLFPGAELNNGLKALSDDKECLYMAQCIIMGDVAEIYAEILKHNEDDNVVLSNGVSDDSDVEDDIEEEYDSHSDAEDSSETDGIAEDDEERSEDDEEAQENREHANKVKKNPCATITVTSDNVVLVSDSPNKQDDKGLDDDTDTPFLDSSEEASYDDAEDGEAIRRKSRFPKYDSKAHTPKFEIGMTFAGRAKFKEAVIKYGLVTNRHIRFPKDEAKKIRARCSWKDCPWFIFASNGTNCDWFQVKTFNDVHNCPKRRDNRLVTSRRIADKYEHIIKSNPSWKLQSLKKTVRLDMFADVSISKVKRAKGIVMRRIYDACRGEYSKVFEYQAEILRSNPGSTVAICLDHEYNWPVFQRMYVCFDACKKGFLAGCRKVIGLDGCFFKGACNGELLCALGRDPNNQMYPIAWAVVEKETKDTWSWFIGLLQKDLNIDPHGAGWVIISDQQKGLVSAVEEFLPQIEHRMCTRHIYANWRKKYRDQAFQKPFWKCAKASCRPFFNFCRAKLAQLTPAGAKDMMSTEPMHWSRAWFRIGSNCDSVDNNMCESFNNWIIDIRAHPIISMFEGIRTKVYVRIQQNRSKAKGWLGRICPNILKKLNKYIDLSGNCEAIWNGKDGFEVTDKDKRYTVDLEKRTCSCRYWQLAGIPCAHAITALFVSSKQPEDYIADCYSVEVYNKIYDHCMMPMEGMMQWPITGHPKPGPPGYVKMPGRPRKERRRDPLEAKKGKKLSKTGTKGRCSQCKQTTHNIRTCPMKGNSGKKISVQERAREVQECSRPQKRFRPSVAAGTSQQKVHIDLPSQSSSLSITKKGQTMKVARTNTTKK from the exons ATGGATAATTTGGATGTACTTTGTATCCGGTTTCACTTTGGTGGGGAATTTGATTATGATGGATATTCTGTGGTTTATAATGGTGGTCAAACTGAGATGTCATACATAGAGAGGGACAAGGTGGCATTGCCAGAGATCAGAGGATACCTTGGAGACCATGTTTCACTaagtgaagaagatgaagtgattTTCCATTGGTTATTTCCGGGTGCTGAACTAAACAATGGCCTGAAAGCACTATCAGATGATAAGGAATGCTTATATATGGCTCAATGCATAATCATGGGTGATGTAGCTGAAATATATGCTGAAATACTCAAGCACAACGAAGATGATAATGTTGTGCTTAGCAATGGAGTCAGTGATGACAGTGATGTTGAAGATGACATTGAGGAAGAATATGACAGTCATAGTGATGCTGAAGATTCTAGTGAAACAGATGGTATAGCTGAAGATGATGAGGAGAGATCTGAAGATGATGAGGAAGCACAAGAAAATAGAGAGCATGCCAACAAGGTTAAGAAGAATCCATGTGCCACTATTACTGTAACCAGTGACAACGTTGTTCTTGTCAGTGACTCACCAAATAAACAAGATGATAAGGGACTGGATGATGACACTGATACACCATTTCTGGACTCAAGTGAAGAAGCCTCTTATGATGATGCAGAAGATGGTGAAGCAATAAGAAGGAAGAGTAGATTTCCAAAGTATGATAGCAAAGCACACACACCTAAGTTTGAAATAGGCATGACATTTGCAGGAAGAGCAAAGTTTAAGGAAGCAGTAATCAAGTATGGTCTTGTAACCAACAGGCATATCAGATTCCCCAAGGATGAAGCTAAGAAGATCAGAGCTAGATGTTCATGGAAAGATTGTCCATGGTTCATATTTGCCTCAAATGGAACAAACTGTGATTGGTTTCAGGTGAAAACCTTCAATGATGTGCACAATTGCCCTAAGAGAAGAGATAACAGATTGGTTACTAGCCGAAGAATTGCTGATAAGTACGAGCACATCATCAAGTCTAATCCATCATGGAAACTGCAAAGTTTGAAGAAGACAGTGAGGCTGGATATGTTTGCTGATGTGTCCATCTCGAAAGTTAAGAGAGCTAAGGGTATTGTCATGAGAAGGATTTATGATGCATGTAGAGGTGAGTACTCTAAAGTGTTTGAGTACCAAGCAGAAATTCTTAGGAGTAATCCTGGTAGCACGGTGGCTATTTGTTTGGATCATGAATACAATTGGCCGGTTTTCCAGAGAATGTATGTATGTTTTGATGCTTGCAAGAAAGGTTTTTTAGCTGGATGCAGAAAAGTTATAGGACTAGATGGTTGTTTTTTCAAAGGTGCTTGCAATGGTGAGCTGCTATGTGCATTAGGAAGAGACCCCAACAACCAAATGTATCCAATAGCATGGGCAGTAGTCGAGAAAGAGACAAAAGACACTTGGAGTTGGTTTATTGGACTACTTCAAAAAGATCTGAATATTGATCCTCATGGAGCTGGTTGGGTTATTATTTCTGATCAACAAAAG GGACTTGTAAGTGCAGTTGAGGAATTTTTGCCACAAATTGAGcacaggatgtgcactagacaCATCTATGCTAATTGGAGGAAGAAGTATAGGGATCAAGCATTCCAGAAGCCATTTTGGAAGTGTGCCAAGGCATCTTGTAGACCATTTTTCAACTTTTGTAGAGCCAAGCTTGCACAGCTAACTCCTGCTGGTGCCAAGGACATGATGAGCACTGAACCTATGCACTGGAGTAGAGCTTGGTTTAGGATAGGGTCCAATTGTGATAGTGTAGACAACAATATGTGTGAGAGCTTCAATAATTGGATAATTGACATCAGGGCACATCCAATCATATCTATGTTTGAGGGCATAAGGACCAAGGTTTATGTCAGGATACAACAGAACAGGAGCAAAGCAAAAGGATGGCTAGGTAGGATATGTCCAAATATCTTGAAGAAGTTGAACAAGTACATTGACTTATCTGGAAACTGTGAAGCCATTTGGAATGGAAAAGATGGATTTGAGGTCACTGATAAGGATAAGAGATACACAGTTGACCTTGAGAAGAGAACATGTTCCTGTAGGTATTGGCAATTGGCAGGTATTCCTTGTGCACATGCTATTACTGCATTATTTGTGAGCTCAAAGCAACCTGAAGATTACATAGCAGATTGCTACAGTGTTGAGGTGTATAACAAAATATATGACCATTGCATGATGCCAATGGAGGGTATGATGCAGTGGCCAATTACTGGTCATCCAAAGCCAGGACCACCAGGTTATGTCAAGATGCCAGGAAGGCCAcggaaagagaggaggagggatccATTGGAAGCAAAAAAAGGGAAGAAGTTATCCAAAACTGGCACTAAAGGAAGATGTAGCCAGTGCAAGCAAACTACCCATAACATTAGAACATGTCCGATGAAAGGAAATTCAGGAAAAAAGATATCAGTACAAGAGAGAGCAAGAGAG GTTCAGGAATGTAGCAGGCCGCAGAAAAGGTTTAGGCCATCTGTAGCTGCAGGAACTTCGCAGCAAAAAGTTCAT ATTGATTTGCCATCCCAGAGCAGCAGCTTGTCAATAACAAAGAAGGGACAAACGATGAAAGTTGCAAGAACAAACACAACAAAGAAGTGA
- the LOC4335553 gene encoding transcription factor BHLH089-like yields MADEHFFPAGDYFSTSSSGAGTGGAGALLPAAAYGTMTMMPPWAVAAAEQMMMMAPAAAAAEFDSALSSLVSSPQGGGGGDEMAAIGDLIGRLGSICSHGGASANNSCYSTPLSSPPRAAPPPPFRGYAAAGGRLSRVSSSKSLGGAAAALDSSEADMNPTTAAAADQPSKPSAAAAARKRKSSAKPKASSSSLPTATATTNASPKRSKVAAGAGDDGDADADAAEEKPEPAKDYIHVRARRGQATDSHSLAERVRRERISERMKLLQSLVPGCNKITGKALMLDEIINYVQSLQRQVEFLSMKLATMNPQLDFDSHYMPSKDMSHMPVPAYPSSDPTTTTAFSYTGSPATADPFTVYNCWELDLHTAMQMGATTGLSQDGPIATMAPSPSPLPHHPPLHGFYGGQQQQGTTVNHMKAEP; encoded by the exons atggccgaCGAGCACTTCTTCCCCGCCGGCGACTACTTCTCCACCTCCTCGTCCGGCGCCGGCACGGGCGGTGCGGGCGCGTTGCTGCCCGCCGCGGCGTACgggacgatgacgatgatgccGCCGTGGGCAGTGGCGGCCGCCGagcagatgatgatgatggcgccggcggcggccgcggcggagttCGACTCCGCGCTCAGCTCCCTCGTGTCGTCtccgcagggcggcggcggcggcgacgagatGGCGGCCATCGGCGACCTCATCGGCCGGCTTGGGAGCATCTgcagccacggcggcgccaGCGCCAACAACTCCTGCTACAGCACGCCGCTCAGctccccgccgcgcgccgccccgccgccgccgttccgtggctacgccgccgccggcggcaggcTGTCCCGTGTCTCCAGCAGCAAGtccctcggcggcgccgccgcggcattGGACAGCTCCGAGGCCGACATGaaccccaccaccgccgccgccgccgaccaacCATCcaagccctccgccgccgccgccgcccggaagCGCAAGTCGTCGGCGAAGCCCAAGGCCTCGTCCTCATCCTTACCCACG gccacggcgacgacgaacgcGAGCCCGAAGCGGTccaaggtcgccgccggcgccggagacgacggcgacgccgacgccgacgcggcggaggagaagccGGAGCCAGCCAAAGACTACATCCATGTGAGGGCGAGGCGGGGGCAAGCCACCGATAGCCATAGCCTCGCCGAGAGG gtgaggagggagaggataAGCGAGAGGATGAAGCTTCTGCAGTCGCTCGTGCCAGGCTGCAACAAG ATCACCGGCAAGGCTCTCATGCTGGACGAGATCATCAACTATGTGCAGTCGCTGCAGCGTCAGGTCGAG TTTTTGTCCATGAAGTTGGCGACCATGAATCCTCAGCTGGACTTTGACAGCCATTACATGCCTTCCAAAGAT ATGAGCCATATGCCAGTACCCGCATACCCGTCAAGCGAtccgaccaccaccaccgcgttCTCCTACACCGGCTCACCCGCCACTGCTGATCCATTCACCGTCTACAACTGCTGGGAGCTCGACCTCCACACCGCTATGCAAATGGGAGCCACCACCGGACTCAGCCAAGACGGTCCAATCGCAACGATGGCACCCTCTCCCTCGCCATTGCCGCACCATCCTCCTCTTCACGGCTTCTACG gggggcagcagcagcaggggacGACAGTAAACCACATGAAGGCCGAGCCATAA
- the LOC9271155 gene encoding protein Rf1, mitochondrial, whose amino-acid sequence MDRWACPRHSPPTIHTYNILIDCYRRVHRPDLGLAIVGRLLKNGLGPDDFSYSLIYGFVKDGEVDKAHCLFLEMMEQGVLPKILICNSIIKELCKMKEMDKAESIVQKMVDSGIAPDLFTYSLIIDGLCKSKAMDKAERVLEQMVEAGTRPNSITYNSLIHGYSISGMWNESVRVFKQMSSCGVIPTVDNCNSFIHALFKHGRTNEAKCIFDSMVLKGPKPDIISYSTMLHGYATATDSCLADVHNIFNLMLTKGIAPNKHVFNILINAYARCGMMDKAMLIFEDMQNKGMIPDTVTFATVISSLCRIGRLDDALHKFNHMVDIGVPPSEAVYGCLIQGCCNHGELVKAKELISEMMNKDIPPPGVKYFSSIINNLCKEGRVAEGKDIMDMMVQTGQRPNVVTFNSLMEGYCLVGNMEEAFALLDAMASIGIEPNCYIYGTLVDGYCKNGRIDDALTVFRDMLHKGVKPTSVLYSIILHGLFQARRTTAAKKMFHEMIESGTTVSIHTYGVVLGGLCRNNCTDEANMLLEKLFAMNVKFDIITFNIVISAMFKVGRRQEAKELFDAISTYGLVPNIQTYSMMITNLIKEESYEEADNLFISVEKSGHASDSRLLNHIVRMLLNKAEVAKASNYLSIIGENNLTLEASTISLLASLFSREVDVILGDLLLISDYLITFA is encoded by the exons ATGGACCGATGGGCCTGCCCCCGCCACTCTCCTCCCACCATCCACACCTACAACATCCTCATCGACTGCTACCGCCGCGTGCACCGCCCCGACCTAGGGCTCGCCATCGTCGGCCGCTTGCTCAAGAACGGCCTGGGGCCGGATGATTTCTCGTACTCGCTCATCTACGGTTTCGTTAAGGATGGGGAGGTGGACAAAGCTCACTGCTTGTTCCTTGAGATGATGGAGCAGGGCGTATTGCCGAAGATACTGATTTGTAACTCAATTATCAAAGAGCTTTGCAAGATGAAGGAAATGGACAAGGCCGAGAGCATTGTGCAGAAGATGGTCGATTCGGGTATTGCACCGGACTTGTTTACTTATAGCTTGATTATTGACGGGCTGTGCAAGTCAAAGGCAATGGACAAGGCTGAGAGGGTTTTGGAGCAGATGGTTGAGGCTGGTACTCGACCTAACAGTATAACATACAATAGCTTAATCCATGGATATTCCATTTCGGGGATGTGGAACGAATCGGTTAGAGTGTTCAAACAAATGTCAAGTTGTGGTGTCATCCCGACTGTTGATAATTGCAACTCATTCATTCACGCTCTCTTCAAACACGGTAGAACCAACGAAGCAAAATGTATTTTTGACTCAATGGTTCTGAAGGGCCCCAAACCTGATATTATCTCCTACTCTACGATGCTTCATGGGTATGCTACTGCTACTGACAGTTGTTTGGCTGATGTGCATAATATCTTCAATTTGATGCTAACTAAAGGTATTGCACCCAACAAACATGTTTTCAACATACTGATTAATGCATATGCTCGTTGTGGGATGATGGATAAGGCTATGCTTATATTTGAAGACATGCAGAACAAAGGAATGATCCCTGACACTGTCACATTTGCAACCGTGATATCTTCTCTTTGCAGAATTGGCAGGTTGGATGATGCTCTGCACAAATTCAACCACATGGTTGATATTGGTGTACCACCGAGTGAGGCTGTTTACGGCTGTCTGATCCAGGGTTGTTGTAATCATGGTGAGTTGGTAAAAGCCAAGGAATTGATTTCTGAAATGATGAACAAGGATATTCCTCCTCCTGGTGTCAAGTATTTCAGTTCAATAATAAACAACCTGTGCAAAGAGGGAAGGGTAGCAGAAGGGAAAGATATCATGGACATGATGGTACAAACGGGGCAAAGGCCTAATGTTGTTACTTTTAATTCATTGATGGAGGGATATTGCTTAGTTGGTAATATGGAGGAGGCATTTGCATTACTTGATGCTATGGCATCAATTGGCATTGAACCGAATTGTTACATATATGGTACGCTTGTTGATGGCTATTGTAAAAATGGAAGGATTGATGATGCATTGACTGTATTCAGAGACATGTTGCACAAGGGAGTCAAGCCTACAAGTGTTTTATATAGCATCATTCTCCATGGGTTATTTCAGGCCAGGAGGACAACTGCTGCAAAGAAAATGTTCCATGAGATGATTGAAAGTGGAACAACCGTGAGCATTCACACATACGGTGTTGTGCTTGGGGGACTTTGTAGAAACAATTGCACCGATGAAGCAAATATGCTGttggagaaattatttgctatgaatgtaaaatttgatattattACTTTCAATATTGTGATTAGTGCAATGTTCAAAGTTGGCAGAAGGCAAGAGGCTAAGGAATTGTTTGATGCAATCTCTACTTATGGGTTGGTGCCAAATATACAAACCTACAGCATGATGATAACAAATCTTATAAAAGAAGAGTCATACGAAGAGGCTGACAATCTCTTTATATCAGTGGAGAAGAGTGGCCATGCTTCTGACTCTCGTCTTCTTAATCATATCGTCAGGATGTTACTCAATAAAGCTGAGGTTGCCAAGGCTAGTAATTATCTGTCTATAATTGGCGAGAATAACCTCACTCTTGAAGCTTCAACTATTTCTTTACTGGCTTCTCTCTTCTCAAGGGAAG TTGATGTTATTCTTGGCGATCTTCTGCTTATAAGCGACTACTTGATTACTTTTGCTTGA
- the LOC112938724 gene encoding probable E3 ubiquitin-protein ligase XBOS32, which translates to MGFLNLVGNSIGCSASGERLVSADRDGDLQEARALLEYNPRLAWYSTFGGRNSPLHYAAAQGHHEIVSLLLESEVEINLRNYRGQVNQDLWYI; encoded by the exons ATGGGGTTCCTCAACCTTGTGGGCAACTCCATTGGGTGCTCGGCTTCCGGCGAGCGGCTCGTCTCGGCGGACAGGGACGGCGACCTGCAGGAGGCGCGCGCGCTGCTCGAGTACAACCCGCGGCTCGCCTGGTACTCCACTTTCGGTGGCCGCAACTCGCCGCTGCACTACGCCGCCGCGCAGGGTCACCATGAG ATTGTTTCTCTGTTGCTCGAATCCGAAGTCGAGATCAACCTCAGGAATTACAGGGGCCAGGTAAACCAAGATTTATGGTACATTTAA